TGGAAAaattaatgaattttaaaaaggATAAGCTTATAAGACTCTTTGATGATACCTTCCTAAAGGGTCAaccaaagaagaaacaaaatgttcCAAATCACATTATTTACTTCAACCAGAGTTTTCAAACTATAAAAACAGTTAACACATTAAAAACAGGAAGATTTATACCTGGGGAGCTTCCGTCGAATCCATAAAGCTCATTCATGATAGTAGACTTACCAACCCCAGGTGGTCCAATAATTCCAATTACAGTGAAATCGGTGTTCTCAGTTAGAAactgcacaaaaaaaaaaaaaaacgatcaTCGGGTCAGAGTCCTTCATCAGTGATCACTGTTCACGATGAACTACGAGGGGGGTAATCCAGCAATGAAGAAGGCATCAGTTTGAAATTTCGCCACTGCTAAACAAACCTCGTCTACCTAGTACTAACGAGTAAGGATGCTAGCGAACTAGCGAAGTATAGAAAAACGCGAACCGGAAGGATCCGCTCGGTGTGAAACTCCCAGGATTCGGAGAGAAGATTTAAAGATCCAGGCTGTTGGGCATTTCGGGACCGGTGAACGACGGCGGAGGGATCGTCCTCCCGGCCGAGCCTCTGGCCTGCTGCTGCACCGCCCGCTGGCTTGGCGAGGAGAATCTTAGGAGGAGGTGGGGGAGGAGGAAGCCCCGACGACAAAGACGAAGAAGAGGGAGCCTGAGGGATCCCTGAGGTAGGAGGCGCGCCGCCTGACATTCCGGCGAGCGGAGAGCGAAAGTGGCACGTCCGCCGCGAGCAGAAGGGGAGGGATTTTGACTGCTACTTTGGATCCGGTTGCGCAAATAAAATCGATAAGAGACAGAATCCGAATCCGAATCCGAATCCGAATCCGAATAAACTTTCTTTCCCGGGCTGAGCCCAGTCCcatctttaatttttaattatgtttcaTATTATGTTGTAACCCTTTTGATTTTATGAAATTACGTCAAAATGCTTCTGGTAATTTCTCACGTTTTCAAAAGGCAACCCGTAATTTTAAATTTACTAAAACAACTCTAAACATTTTAAATTGTTAACATCTTACCTCATAACTATCAATGCCATACCCTCGAGGTTTACGCCGCATCGCCTCGGAAACCCGAACCGAAACGGCGTTCAACGCCGCCCGCCTCCCATCCTCCCTCTTCTGGCCCTTCTTCGCCGGCGATGGAGGACATGGATTGGGACGTATCCGCCTTTTCCGGCGTCAAGGCCGAGGAGGACGGTCCCCGCCTCTACTGCGACTCCTGCGGCAGCACCGACTTCGCCAGCGGCGACGATGGCTTTTACTACTGTCAGATGTGCGGCTACCAGAGCAAGGACGTCGTCGACACTGGATTTGCTATGGAGGACATCTTGGGCGACAACCATGGATCCGGTGCGCTCTACAACCTCTGCCGCAGCCGCGCCCGGACCCAGTCGCAGACCCCTACCCCCGCGGTCCGCAAAGATGACATCCTTCGCTCACTCGCCAATTCGCACGCCTCCGGAAGAAACCCTAAGAAGGAGGAACAGAAGGGGACTCCGTACGGCTTCGAGGAAGAGACATCAGCGCTTAGGGATTTCCCAACGGGCCCGTGCTCGAACGCGGACGCGCTCGCAAGCGGGATCCGGATGCGATACATACAGGGGTTACAGGTGATCCTTCAGCTTCAGTGCGAAGCGCTCGTAGTGAAGTTCGGCGTGAGCCCCATAATTTGCGGTCTCGCAGGGACTATCTGGTTGCGCTATGTGGCCTCATCTGCAGTGTTCGATGAAGGTTGGGCACGGAAGACGATTGAGGTGTCCGAGGCTGCTTTTGCCCAAGCACACCAAGGAAGACCAGGTATAGGTTTTCACCATCTGTATGCTTCATCTCAAGCAAGGTTTTAACTTAGATAATGTGTGTTTCAATTACAGAAGAGAAGAAAACTGTGAAGCGCGATAGAACTAAATGCATAGATCCACGGAATGCATATGGACAGAAAGCTGTATATATTTGGCTTCGTGCATTGAGGAAGACAGTACCTGTATATTCTTCACTGTCTATTTCGTTTTTGGTTTGCCATATTGCACGAGAAGCAATTCTGCCGACTGATATTCACAGATGGGCAGCAGAGGCAAAACTTCCATATCTCGCAGCACATATGTTACTTGATAAATACCTCGGAAATCCTCAAAGTTCTTGTCCATTGAGTTCAAGGCTCATGTTCCGACCTGTCCGACTTCTTGGAGCTTGGCAGATGGAGAGCATAGCCGGTTCTATTGCTCAAACAATTGGACTACACCTCCCCTCTGTGAATTTCTATGCTCTTGCATCTCGGTACCTGAAAGATCTCTCCCTTCCAATTGAGAGTATACTTCCACACGCATGCCGTCTTTATGAGTGGTCGATCTCTCCAGATCTTTGGTTGTCTTCTAATGTTTCTAAGTTACCAACTCGTGTTTGTGTTATGGCAATTTTAATTGTCACAATACGAATGCTGTATAACATACACGGGCAAGGATTCTGGGAAAAGACTTTGTCAGATGTAAGAGATACTCCAAGCAATCAAACTCCCATTCATGATTGCTTCAGTCAGAGTTCTGATGCTAAAGAATGTGGTTCGACAGAAGTTTCTTCCGAAGTTAACCATTTGCCATACATAAAAAATTCATATTTCAATGTCAACGAGCTGCTGGACATTCTTCAAGCTACTTATGATAGGGTCAGAAATGTGCACGGTAACTAATTTAAAGCATTTGTCCTGTTAATAGTTGATTAATATTTACATTACAGATACCTGCAAGAGTCCTTCAAACAGTTTCCATTCCTGTAGgttgaatttattttgaaaattttcatttctaagttcataaaatagtaagatattttTAGACAACTTGTATAATTGGAGCTATAGTTCTTAAGTAGATTTAACCTGGAGTTTACTTACCTTCTGCTAGTAGCTCCTAAACCAGGTGAAATGAATATTACATTAGCTATAGTTCCTAAAACTGGTCAATTAGTACAACATATAGTTGTCAAGTGCAAGGTGTAGCTTGATAATGAAATATGAAAGTTTTAGTGGTTTGGATCCTGTTGAAATGCAACATCAAAAGAACTTTGATTGAACGAAAGTTGACTCTTTAAGCTGGTTTATTTCGATAAAGGAGTACCAGCTCTTTTTTAGCTAGTCAAGTAATCACTCACTTCCCT
This window of the Zingiber officinale cultivar Zhangliang chromosome 3B, Zo_v1.1, whole genome shotgun sequence genome carries:
- the LOC122055476 gene encoding TATA box-binding protein-associated factor RNA polymerase I subunit B-like produces the protein MEDMDWDVSAFSGVKAEEDGPRLYCDSCGSTDFASGDDGFYYCQMCGYQSKDVVDTGFAMEDILGDNHGSGALYNLCRSRARTQSQTPTPAVRKDDILRSLANSHASGRNPKKEEQKGTPYGFEEETSALRDFPTGPCSNADALASGIRMRYIQGLQVILQLQCEALVVKFGVSPIICGLAGTIWLRYVASSAVFDEGWARKTIEVSEAAFAQAHQGRPEEKKTVKRDRTKCIDPRNAYGQKAVYIWLRALRKTVPVYSSLSISFLVCHIAREAILPTDIHRWAAEAKLPYLAAHMLLDKYLGNPQSSCPLSSRLMFRPVRLLGAWQMESIAGSIAQTIGLHLPSVNFYALASRYLKDLSLPIESILPHACRLYEWSISPDLWLSSNVSKLPTRVCVMAILIVTIRMLYNIHGQGFWEKTLSDVRDTPSNQTPIHDCFSQSSDAKECGSTEVSSEVNHLPYIKNSYFNVNELLDILQATYDRVRNVHDYSRDFKSFLKYSGNVILAGMTNSYDEETLIERLWEIYAKEEDDTHKDEKVDFLASNGKRQRDEVPATSFFDLKKPKEQNNSIQHASREGVHEDYVGTADQNGIPCNSAAPIQKPEVSNSSLKPLRNVAVERMKIIMEEHGFHYLPPRVRRRADGYLSYRRKKIDSKLTFAAHADYYILLRACAKIAEADIKLMHLGVQKFERRLAWLEQRIDMSLNGLADRLHKMHDE